GGTCGTCCAGGGTCACGTCGAGGGTGTTGTGCTTGCGGATCACCGCGTACGGGCGGTGGCTGACCAGGAACACGGCGGCCAGCCGGCTGCCGTCGGGCAGTTGCAGGTCGAGCGTGGGCTTCGAGGTGGACAGGGAGCGTTCCGTCGCGCCGGCCCGTCGGGCCGCCGCCTGGAGGATCTCCACCAGCTCGTCGTCGCTGTCGGCGATGGGTTCGACCCAGTCGACGCCGCCGCCGTGCCGGGTGATGCGGACCTGGTCGCAGCCGAGGATGTGCACCTCCTCGATGGTGTCGTCGACCAGCAGCGTCTGGAGCCGACCGAGACCGGCCAGCTCGGCGGTGACCTGGTCCAGCAGTAGACGCTCCTCGCCGGCGGCCATCGGCGTGCCGGCCCGGCGCACCGAGTCGGCGTACTCGGCGACCAGTTCGACCGCCAGCCGGGCGCGCTCGATGTCCTCCTCGTCGACGCTGAACTCCCGGCCGCGCTGCCACCGGGTGAGCCGCTCGCTCAGCTGCCGGCGCAGCTCGCGGACCACCTGGAAGTCCACCCGGGGCCGGGGCGGTGGTGCCGGTGGCGGCGCCGCGACCGGTACCGGCAGCGGCGGATGGTGCCGGCCGTTGACGGGCGGCAGCGGCGGTGCGGTGGAGGTGGCGCCCGGTGGTTGCCGGCGCGGATCCGACGAGACCGCTTCAAATCGCATCCGGAACCCCCTGGGAGACGGGCCACGCCAACCGCGCCCGCCGCCGTTCCAGCAGCGCGCCGACCGGCACCTCCAGCCCACGGGCCGCGCGCAGCAACGGCCGTCCGGCGCGCACGGTGCCGCCCAGGCCCAGCACCTCGGCGGTACGCGGGTCGTGCGGCAGCCGGGCGATCACCGGCATCTGGAGTGCCTTGCTGATCTCGCTCTTGCCGTGGCCGTCGCCGACCAGCAGTAGGCGCAGCGTGCCGGGCGGCACCCGGTGCTCGGCGAAGTCGCGCTGGATGCTCTGGAGCAGGGCGCGGGTGCCGGACAGGTCGGGCAGCTGCGCCCGGGACACCACCAGCACCACCGAGGCGGCGCGTAGCAGTGGCCAGGGTGGGCCGACGACGTGCAGCCGTCCACAGTCGACGATCACGTCGTACGGCGGGTCGCCGCGTTCCAGCCCGGCGAAGAAGTCGGCGAACCGCTGCCACAGCGGGGTGACGCTGCCCGCCTGGGCGGGGTCGATCACCCCGGGCAGCAGGAGCCGTTCACGGCGCGGCGCGTCCAGGTCGACCAGCTGTGACCAGAACGCGGTCTCCAGGCTGCCGTCGCGCAACTCGCCGACGGCCAGCTCGCCGATGCCGCGCGGGCCGTCGAGCGCGCCGCCGAGATAGCCGGCGAGGACCGAGCCGCCGGCCGGGTCGCACTCGGCGAGGATCAGCCGCCGATGCCAGCTCAACGCGCAGGCCAACGCCGTGGTGGTGACGCCCGGCGAACCCTTGGCCGAGACCAGCGCGATGATCGCCATACTCAGGCCGCCCTGGTCAGCACGACCGCGATCCGGTCCTGCGCGGCCAGCGCCACCACGGCCGGCACGTCCCGGACGGCGAGTGCGAGGTAGACCACGACCTGGTCCCGGCCCTCGGTGGAGACGGCGTCGGTGACGGTCGCGGTGAACCGGGTGGCGCCGGAGGCCGGACGGCTGTTGTCGTTGCTCGGGGTGCTGACCAGCAGGACCTGGTCGCCGGGGCGCAGCTTCGGCGCCGGCACCTGGGCGGCTCTGAGCCCGAGGGCGAGCTGCTGTTGCCCGGGGCCGAGCAGCGGTTCGTCGGTGAGCTGGCCCATGGTCAGCAGCGTGCCGGGGGCGAGCGAGACGGCGGCGCGCATGCCGATCACGTCGGCGAGCCGTCCGGCGGGTACCGGATCGAGCCCCTGCCCGCCGGCCACCTGCACCGTCACCAGGTCAGCAGCGGCGACCACGCTGCCGACCTCGACGGCCCGGGCCACCGCCAGGTAGCTGCCGGTCGCGCGGACCGAGGTGACCGCGAACGCCGAGCCCAGCCCGCCGAGGGCGATCAGCAGGACGGCCAGGCCGAGCAGGCCGGGCCGCACCCGGCGTTGCCGGACCACCCGGGGCGGGGCGACCGGTGCGTCCACCGGCGGGGTTCCGTCACGGGTCGCCACGCTCATCGGGGCCTACCTTTCGTTCGTGACTGCGGGGCTCGCAGGATCGGCTCACTCCTCGCGCTCACCGGGCCACCACCTGAAGCTCGTTGATCTGGATGGTGACCGGGCCGGTGGTGCGGGTGACGCCGTCGATGCTTCCGCTGTCACCACCGGTGCTGGTCCAGGTCACGGACCAATGTGTGGTCGCCTGGACCTGATACGTCCCGGCCGTTGGGTAGCCGTTGTGGTAGCCGCAGTCGGGGGAGCGCCGCCCCGCGTGTGGGCCGTCGGCGCGGTACCGGGTGCCGGGGCCGGTGCATACGACCTCGTCGCCGTTGCCCATGTCCCAGACGACCCGGGCGACCTCGGCCCGGATCGTGACGGTCAGGCCGCGATCCGAGGCGGCGGCGCTCAGCGGGCCGAACTGGCTGGCACCCGTCTCGGCCCACATCCAGACCGGCAGGCCGACCAGGCCGGGGCCGATGTCCTTGCGGGGCGCGACCGAGGCGCGGGGCGCCAGCAGGGTGATCGAGGCGAACGCCCGGCGGGCCAGTTCCTCCGGGTCCGGCGGGGCACCGAAGCCCGGCGGCGGCGCGTCCCGCAGCTCTAGGGTCTGGTCACCCAGGGCGCCGCCGCTGCAGGTTTTCAGGTACCACTGCTGGCCCTCGGGCGGCTCGGTGGGCGGCGACTCGGCGAGCTTGTAGTAGCAGCCGTCGCCGCTGTTGAACCAGCCGAGCAGGTCGTCGTAGCAGGGGATGGTGCGCCCCTCCCACTGGCAGACGCCACCGCCGCCGCCACCGTTGTTGCCACCGCTGCCGTTGTCGCCGCCGTTGCCGCCGCCACCGGGGGTGCCCGGGTCGTCGTCCCAGACGTTGCAGTTCGGCTGGGCCGGTGGGCACTCGGCTCCGGGGTCGGCGGCGGTCGCGGGCACCGCCCCGGCGGTCGCCAGCAGCACCGCCAGCGCGCCGCCGAGCAGGGCCCGGCGGGCGGTGCCGGTCCGCCGGGTCAGCACGGCTGGTCCTGGTGGGCCGCGCCGGCGTTGATCCGCCAGCGGCCGTCGGGATAGCGGATGGCCGTGGCGGTGACCAGGTGGCGGGAGCCCCGGGTGCCGGGCACCACCTTGTCGTCGGCGAGGTAGACCATCCGGTAGCCGCTGGCGTCGACGCAGTCCTGGATTTCCACGGTGGGCGGTGTGGCGTCCAGGTTCATCGAGACCACGGTGGGGTCTTCGGAGCGCAGCGTGCCGGCGCTGACCGCGCCGTGCTCGCGGGCCTGTCGCAGGTTGAACCGGACGCTGGTCAGCAGCGGGTCGGCGAGGAAGCGGGTCAGCTCCGGTGCCTGCGGGTCACTGCGACGGCTGGCCGTGCCGGACGCGGTGAGGTAGCCGGAGTAGGCCGCCAGCGCCGCCTTCTCCGCCGCCGCCTCGTCGGCGGCCCGCTGGGCGCCGACGGGTCTGCCCCGTTCGGGCGCGGTGGTGGTGGACGCCTCCTGAGCGCCGCCGCAGGCGGTGGTCGTGCCGACGGTGGCCGCCGCGACCAGGCCGGCCGTCCATCGGCTCAGCTGCCGTGCTCGCACCTCGTGCCCTCCTCGGTGCCGACCGGCGACCGCCGTCGCCGGTGTATTCGGGCGTGCGGCGGCGCGACCGGGCGGATTCCGCCGGCCCTGTCCAATACGCAGCCGCATTCACCTATATGGATCTTCTAAAAATGCACTGCCGTGGCTGGCCGTGGGTCTCGGACGTGGGTTGCGTCACATCCAAGGGGCGAGCATAGGCTGACGCCGACCGATGCAACAGAGGCAATTCACGGAAACACTCTGAGTTATGAATGGTGGTAAAGCCGGATGGTTACCGGAAGGTTGCGAGGGCCGGTCGACGCGGGGTGGGCGCTGGGCGGAGGTGGCGGGTCGCACGGGAAACTTCACCGTCGGTCGGGCAATCGGGTGGGCGGTCGTGATGGGGTAGGAAATGGCAATGGGTCCGATCCGTCCCCTCCGGAACGTGGGAATATCGGCCGTCAATTGCGTTCGGTGGGAATTCCATATGCCCACTCGGTGCATTCGCGCCAAGACCCGACCGGCGGTGCGCGGGCCCGCTCCGGACGTTCGGCCCGCCACCCGAACCGACCGGGCACACTACTCTCCGTGATGGCGCATCGCGCGGAGCGGCCGGCGTGAGCCGGGCCGACCCGCCGGGGTGGGTGCGGGACCGGGCCGGGGAGGGCGCTCCGGCGCCAAAGATCGCCCTACCGCCGGGGGCTGTCCCGGCACCGGGGGCCGCTCCGGCGCACTCTCGACCGTGGCCCCGCGTCCTGGCCGTGCTGACGCTCACCCCGCTGCTGCGGTACGCCGTCGCCCGGCACGGCGTACCCCCGGGAACCGACCGCCGGACCGGCTGCGACACCTGCGGCGCGCCGATCGGCCCGGCCCACCCGTGGCCGGCGCTCGGCCCGACCGCGCGCTGCGGCGGGTGCGGCGCCCGCGTCGGCGCGCCACCGGCCACCGTCGAGCTGGCCGCTGTGGCGGCCGTGGGCGTGCTGCTGGCCGGACCACCCGCCGTCGAGCTGGGCGCCGCCGCCTGGTGGCTGGCCTTCGCGGTGCCGCTGCTCTTCGTCGACATCGCCGTGCACCGGCTGCCCGACCGGCTCACCTGGCCGGCGGCGGTCGGCACCTGGCTGCTGCTCGGGGTGGCCGCGCTGACCGGCGCCGGGTCGGCGCCGTGGCTGCGCGCCATCGCCGCCGGGCTCGGACTGGCCCTCTTCTTCGCCGCCACCACCCTGCTGCTCGGCGCGCGGGGCTTCGGCATCGGCGATGCCAAGCTGGCGTTGAGCGCCGGCGCGCTGCTGGGCTGGTACGGCTGGAGCGTGCCCGTGCTCGGGTTGCTGCTGGCGTTGACGCTGTCCGGTCTGGTTGCCCTCGGGCTGCTGGTCACCCGGCGGGCCGGCTGGTCGACCCACCTGCCGTTCGGCCCGTACCTGGTGCTCGGCACGGTTGCCGCCCTCCTGCTCGTCCGCTGAGCGGAGGGAGGTGCGGTGCCGCTCCGCCGGGGTGTGCGGGCCGCTGCGGCGGGGAAATCTCGCTGCCGAGGTACCTGATTCCGCTGGAGGCACCGTGCACCGCACCCCAGACCGGCCGTCGCCGCACCCGGCCGAGCGGCACCCGGACGAGCCCGGTCACGACGAGCGTTGGCGGATCCGGCGGACCCGGGACGACCTGGACCGGCTCGGCGAGACCGAGTCGGTCTTCGCGTTGAGCAACGGCTGGCTGGGCTGGCGCGGCACCCTCGACGAGGGGGAGCCGATCGACATGCCGGGCAGCTACCTCAACGGGTTGCACGAACGCCGGGAGCTGACCTATCCCGAGGACGGCTACGCCTTCCCGCAGCTCAGCGACACGGTGATCAGCCCGCCGAACGCCACGCTCGTCCGGCTCGTGGTCGGCGGTGAGCCGCTGGACCTGCGGACCGGCACGCTGCGCCTGCACGAGCAGGTGCTGGACATGCGGGCCGGGGTGGTCGAACGGCTCACCGAATGGATTTCACCGGCCGGGCACGGGGTGCGGGTACGCAGCACCCGGCTGGTGTCGCTGCCCCGCCGCCGGGTGGCCGCCGTCGACTGGACGGTGGAACCCCTGGACGGCCCGGTCGAGGTGCGGATCCACGCGGACCTGCTGGCCAACGAGCGCGTACCGGAACGCGCCGACGACCCGCGCGCCGCCTCGCTGATCCACGAGCCGCTGATCGCGGAGCTGCACCGCGTCGACGGCGCCGACGGGGTGCTGGTGCACCGCACCGAGCGCAGCGGGCAGCGGGTCGCCGTCGCCGTCGCGCACCGGCCGACGGTTCCGGAGCACTTCGCCGCCGAACAGGACGCCACCTGGGACGTCACCCCGGACCGGATCCGGCTCACCCTCGCCGGGTCGCTGCGGCCGGGCGAGCGGGTACGGCTCACCAAGTTCGTGGCGTACGAGTGGGCACCCGTCGACGGCCCGTCGCCCGACGCGCTGGCCGGGGAGGTGCTGGCCGAGGTGGACGCCGCGCGTACGGAGGGATTCGAGGCCCTGCTCGCCGCGCAGCGTGCCGCCCTCGACGCCGCCTGGCGCACCGCGGACGTGCTGCTCGACGGCGACGACGAGTTGCAGCTGGCGATCCGGTTCGCGATGTTCCACCTGATCCAGGCGGGCCGTGCGGACGGCGACCGGGCCATCCCCGCCAAGGGGCTGACCGGCAACGGTTACGACGGGCACGTGCTCTGGGACACCGAGGAGTACGTGCTGCCGGTGCTGACGTACGTCGCCCCCGAGGTGGCCCGGTCGGCCCTGCGCTGGCGCCACGCGCACCTGCCCGAGGCGCTCGCACGCGCGGCGGAGCTGCGGCTGACCGGCGCGACCTTCCCGTGGCGAACCATCGGCGGCCGGGAATGCTCCGGCTACTGGCCGGCCGGCACGGCCGCGCTGCACGTCAATGCCGACATCGCCGACGCGGTGCTGCGCTACGTGGGCGCCACCGGCGACGAGGACTTCCTCGCCG
This is a stretch of genomic DNA from Micromonospora sp. WMMD1082. It encodes these proteins:
- a CDS encoding ParA family protein; translated protein: MAIIALVSAKGSPGVTTTALACALSWHRRLILAECDPAGGSVLAGYLGGALDGPRGIGELAVGELRDGSLETAFWSQLVDLDAPRRERLLLPGVIDPAQAGSVTPLWQRFADFFAGLERGDPPYDVIVDCGRLHVVGPPWPLLRAASVVLVVSRAQLPDLSGTRALLQSIQRDFAEHRVPPGTLRLLLVGDGHGKSEISKALQMPVIARLPHDPRTAEVLGLGGTVRAGRPLLRAARGLEVPVGALLERRRARLAWPVSQGVPDAI
- a CDS encoding SAF domain-containing protein gives rise to the protein MSVATRDGTPPVDAPVAPPRVVRQRRVRPGLLGLAVLLIALGGLGSAFAVTSVRATGSYLAVARAVEVGSVVAAADLVTVQVAGGQGLDPVPAGRLADVIGMRAAVSLAPGTLLTMGQLTDEPLLGPGQQQLALGLRAAQVPAPKLRPGDQVLLVSTPSNDNSRPASGATRFTATVTDAVSTEGRDQVVVYLALAVRDVPAVVALAAQDRIAVVLTRAA
- a CDS encoding A24 family peptidase, which encodes MAVLTLTPLLRYAVARHGVPPGTDRRTGCDTCGAPIGPAHPWPALGPTARCGGCGARVGAPPATVELAAVAAVGVLLAGPPAVELGAAAWWLAFAVPLLFVDIAVHRLPDRLTWPAAVGTWLLLGVAALTGAGSAPWLRAIAAGLGLALFFAATTLLLGARGFGIGDAKLALSAGALLGWYGWSVPVLGLLLALTLSGLVALGLLVTRRAGWSTHLPFGPYLVLGTVAALLLVR
- a CDS encoding glycosyl hydrolase family 65 protein — its product is MRRTRDDLDRLGETESVFALSNGWLGWRGTLDEGEPIDMPGSYLNGLHERRELTYPEDGYAFPQLSDTVISPPNATLVRLVVGGEPLDLRTGTLRLHEQVLDMRAGVVERLTEWISPAGHGVRVRSTRLVSLPRRRVAAVDWTVEPLDGPVEVRIHADLLANERVPERADDPRAASLIHEPLIAELHRVDGADGVLVHRTERSGQRVAVAVAHRPTVPEHFAAEQDATWDVTPDRIRLTLAGSLRPGERVRLTKFVAYEWAPVDGPSPDALAGEVLAEVDAARTEGFEALLAAQRAALDAAWRTADVLLDGDDELQLAIRFAMFHLIQAGRADGDRAIPAKGLTGNGYDGHVLWDTEEYVLPVLTYVAPEVARSALRWRHAHLPEALARAAELRLTGATFPWRTIGGRECSGYWPAGTAALHVNADIADAVLRYVGATGDEDFLAGEGLDLLVATARLWHGFGHFADDGAFHIVGVTGPDEYAALVDDNLFTNLMARRNLRGAADAVERHPAAADRLGVDPVEAAGWRAAAAAMTVPYDPKRGVHQQAAGFTAQPEWDFAGTGDEDYPLLLHFPYLELYRHQVVKQADLVLAMLRCPGEFTAEEKAANFAYYEARTVRDSSLSAAPQGVLAAELGHLDLAYDLFAESVLQDLEDLGDKTGDGLHLASLGGAWLALAQGFGGLRDDRELLSFDPRLPGRIDRLAFSVRWHGHRLLVTLTADEARYELPDAGPGTAIELWHHGERLRVTAGEPTTRPMPRVPDPGPEPPSPPGRRPARR